One Telluria mixta DNA window includes the following coding sequences:
- a CDS encoding TonB-dependent receptor has protein sequence MIYQKRIQLTKLALALSIALAGAPALAQNTTSAVGGRISSADGRPAAGAAVQIIHTESGSVSNVVTDAEGRYIARGLRTGGPYTIIITKDGVTEKREGIFLQLAETATVDATVGAPMQTVTIAGNRARSDIFNRSNMGAGTAISNAQLQIQASVNRNLQDYARADPRVSQTDKERGELSVAGQNSRYNSITIDGVNVNDTFGLEANGSPTSRQPISIEAIQSTQVNVANYDVTQKGYTGGNINAVTKSGTNQWKGGVYYVYRDDRLAGQRYNPSTDVYSDPVPFKETTKGVWASGPLVEDKLFLYALSEETNSSRSAPDYGPVGSNNGTTVAITPAEIAAVQNIMKNQYGVNAGGLAQGGGNFVSREQMLKVDWNISDNHRANIRYQRTTQAEPQYSTFSATALSLDSAYYTQGKQIETTVAQLFSDWTPTFSTELKASSRNYDSVPTNNTTLPTIGVQFTGATPAGTPSNVSTGSRTINLGTDNSRHMNLLRTRTQDFYAGANWTVGDHEIKFGADYQKNKIYNAFLQNVYGNYTFGCDNNLTYSFGSINCTTASQAQVEAAVLENLRTGRYTSYTLQVPAPGFTLNDAVAQFNMTNTGLFLQDTWNVNRQLTLNYGFRVDQVGVGGTPVANAKVAQAAVLNPNARQTGGFGYNNQQTIDGTKLFQPRFGFNYNFDTARRMQLRGGFGLFQGAAMSVWLANPFQNTGMTTQQITCSATGNTKCPPVAGTANGAFSTNVNNQPTLGGSTPPIANVDLIDPNVKQPSVWKANLAFETELPWYGLVAGAEVLYAHTKDGIFFQNLNLGQPTKIGADGRQLFWNANGLSQNCWSVGNNAVSTAKGCTNTTKSLSNSAFGNVIKVTGTDKGENRVSTLSLSYPMTKGFGWSVAASHTYATEVSNLTSSTSGSNYGARSALNPNDNVAANSAYLVKNRINALMNFEKAFFGKYKTRFGVFYEGRTGKPYSWTFKNDMNGDGIGSNDLMYIPKAFGSGEVVFAGDTDTNHAAEQRFWDVVNANKSLRQAAGRTVARYGDFSPWTNSFDLRISQEIPGLFARNKASVSFDILNFGNLLNKKWGQIYEAPFFSNGGQTRGFVDYAGMDANGRYVYAVRSAVDPLQIRQVKGESQWSAQVTVKYEF, from the coding sequence ATGATCTATCAAAAACGGATCCAGCTGACGAAGCTGGCGCTGGCTCTGTCGATTGCGCTCGCGGGGGCGCCGGCCCTGGCGCAGAACACGACGTCGGCTGTCGGCGGTCGTATCTCGAGCGCTGACGGCCGACCGGCTGCCGGCGCCGCGGTGCAAATCATTCACACCGAATCCGGTTCGGTCAGCAATGTCGTCACCGATGCGGAAGGCCGCTACATCGCGCGCGGCCTGCGTACCGGCGGTCCGTACACGATCATTATCACCAAGGACGGCGTTACCGAAAAACGCGAAGGCATCTTCCTGCAGCTGGCGGAAACCGCCACCGTCGACGCGACCGTCGGCGCACCGATGCAGACCGTGACCATCGCCGGCAACCGCGCCCGTTCCGACATCTTCAACCGCTCCAACATGGGCGCGGGCACCGCGATCAGCAACGCGCAGCTGCAGATCCAGGCGTCGGTCAACCGCAACCTGCAGGACTACGCCCGTGCCGACCCGCGCGTCTCGCAGACCGACAAGGAACGCGGCGAACTGTCCGTCGCCGGCCAGAACTCGCGCTACAACTCGATCACCATCGACGGCGTGAACGTGAACGACACGTTCGGCCTGGAAGCGAACGGCAGCCCGACCTCGCGCCAGCCGATCTCGATCGAAGCGATCCAGTCGACCCAGGTGAATGTCGCCAACTACGACGTCACGCAGAAGGGCTACACCGGCGGCAACATCAACGCCGTCACCAAGTCCGGCACGAACCAGTGGAAGGGCGGCGTGTACTACGTGTACCGCGACGACCGCCTGGCCGGCCAGCGCTACAACCCGTCGACCGACGTGTATTCCGACCCGGTGCCGTTCAAGGAAACGACCAAGGGCGTGTGGGCGAGCGGCCCGCTCGTCGAGGACAAGCTGTTCCTGTACGCGCTGTCGGAAGAGACCAACTCGTCGCGCAGCGCGCCGGACTACGGCCCGGTGGGCTCGAACAACGGCACGACGGTCGCCATCACCCCGGCGGAAATCGCCGCGGTGCAGAACATCATGAAGAACCAGTACGGCGTCAACGCCGGCGGCCTGGCACAGGGCGGCGGCAACTTCGTGTCGCGCGAGCAGATGCTGAAGGTCGACTGGAACATCAGCGACAACCACCGCGCCAACATCCGCTACCAGCGCACCACGCAGGCCGAGCCGCAATACTCGACCTTCAGCGCCACCGCGCTGAGCCTGGATTCGGCGTATTACACGCAGGGCAAGCAGATCGAGACCACCGTGGCCCAGCTGTTCTCGGACTGGACCCCGACCTTCTCGACCGAACTGAAGGCGTCGTCGCGCAACTACGACTCCGTCCCGACCAACAACACGACGCTGCCGACCATCGGCGTGCAGTTCACCGGCGCCACGCCGGCCGGTACCCCGAGCAACGTCTCGACCGGTTCGCGCACGATCAACCTGGGCACCGACAACTCGCGTCACATGAACCTGCTGCGCACCCGCACGCAGGACTTCTACGCGGGCGCCAACTGGACCGTGGGCGACCATGAGATCAAGTTCGGTGCGGACTACCAGAAGAACAAGATCTACAACGCGTTCCTGCAGAACGTGTACGGCAACTACACCTTCGGTTGCGACAACAACCTGACCTACTCGTTCGGCAGCATCAACTGCACGACCGCGTCCCAGGCCCAGGTCGAAGCCGCCGTGCTGGAAAACCTGCGCACCGGCCGCTACACGTCGTACACGCTGCAGGTCCCGGCGCCGGGCTTCACGCTGAACGACGCCGTCGCGCAGTTCAACATGACGAACACCGGCCTGTTCCTGCAGGATACCTGGAACGTCAACCGCCAGCTGACCCTGAACTACGGCTTCCGCGTGGACCAGGTGGGCGTGGGCGGCACGCCGGTCGCCAACGCGAAAGTGGCCCAGGCTGCCGTGCTGAACCCGAATGCGCGCCAGACCGGCGGCTTCGGTTACAACAACCAGCAGACGATCGACGGCACCAAGCTGTTCCAGCCGCGCTTCGGCTTCAACTACAACTTCGACACCGCGCGCCGCATGCAGCTGCGCGGTGGTTTCGGCCTGTTCCAGGGCGCCGCGATGTCCGTCTGGCTCGCGAACCCGTTCCAGAACACCGGCATGACGACGCAGCAGATCACCTGCTCGGCCACGGGTAACACCAAGTGCCCGCCGGTCGCCGGCACCGCGAACGGCGCGTTCAGCACGAACGTCAACAACCAGCCGACGCTGGGCGGCTCGACCCCGCCGATCGCCAACGTCGACCTGATCGACCCGAACGTGAAGCAGCCGTCCGTGTGGAAAGCCAACCTGGCCTTCGAAACGGAACTGCCGTGGTACGGCCTCGTCGCCGGCGCCGAAGTCCTGTACGCGCACACCAAGGACGGTATCTTCTTCCAGAACCTGAACCTGGGCCAGCCGACGAAGATCGGCGCGGACGGCCGCCAGCTGTTCTGGAACGCGAACGGCCTGTCGCAGAACTGCTGGAGCGTGGGTAACAACGCCGTCAGCACCGCCAAGGGCTGCACCAACACGACCAAGTCGCTGTCGAACTCCGCGTTCGGCAACGTGATCAAGGTCACCGGCACCGACAAGGGCGAGAACCGCGTCTCGACGCTGTCGCTGTCGTACCCGATGACCAAGGGCTTCGGCTGGTCGGTCGCGGCAAGCCACACCTACGCGACGGAAGTGTCGAACCTGACGTCGTCGACGTCGGGCTCGAACTACGGCGCCCGTTCGGCCCTGAACCCGAACGACAACGTGGCCGCCAACTCGGCGTACCTGGTCAAGAACCGCATCAACGCGCTGATGAACTTCGAGAAGGCATTCTTCGGCAAGTACAAGACCCGCTTCGGCGTGTTCTACGAAGGCCGTACCGGCAAGCCGTACAGCTGGACCTTCAAGAACGACATGAACGGCGACGGCATCGGCAGCAACGACCTGATGTACATCCCGAAAGCCTTCGGTTCGGGTGAAGTCGTGTTCGCGGGCGATACGGACACCAACCACGCCGCCGAGCAGCGTTTCTGGGACGTCGTCAACGCCAACAAGTCCCTGCGCCAGGCGGCCGGCCGCACCGTGGCCCGCTACGGCGACTTCTCGCCGTGGACGAACAGCTTCGACCTGCGCATCAGCCAGGAAATCCCGGGCCTGTTCGCACGTAACAAGGCATCGGTCTCGTTCGACATCCTGAACTTCGGCAACCTGCTGAACAAGAAGTGGGGCCAGATCTACGAAGCACCGTTCTTCTCGAACGGCGGCCAGACCCGCGGCTTCGTCGACTACGCCGGCATGGACGCGAACGGCCGCTACGTGTACGCGGTCCGCTCGGCCGTCGATCCGCTGCAGATCCGTCAGGTCAAGGGCGAGTCGCAGTGGTCGGCACAGGTCACCGTCAAGTACGAATTCTGA
- a CDS encoding adenosine deaminase family protein codes for MTKTLSSSLLITLAALAAAASARTPASGPNEAATARHYASLIAGAEPKTAELVLFFSQMPKGGDLHHHYSGAIYAETYVDWLDKQGYCVNKQSYRIETDKSVVEHERAKQPKERACLASSDVYADDATWRELLQRWSSKDFNNHGAIQPPPDRQFFQTFGYFGPISDRNFHEGLVELKNRALAENVAYIETMFKSPDTVSDPEFDKRAWDSARDEAKFVQLLESARQKLSTTPAFRTSVDNFVRTVNEAALGIDDDNFTMRYQTYVVRLFSPSRVFSSMLAAFESAARGGKIVGVNIVGQESQMVSMRDYTLHMQMFRYLKKVYPKVNVAMHAGELALGDVPPEDLKYHIDQALNVAGAQRIGHGIDLAHETNAVGIMKTMRAKDIPVEINLTSNAFIEGVKGENHPITLYRKYGVPYVISTDDAGVTRHNLANEYVLFASRYKPSYAEVKKASYNSIRYSFLPEPDKQRLTRLLDARFARFESDVAALERTAVKH; via the coding sequence ATGACAAAAACCCTGAGCAGCAGCCTGCTGATCACCCTGGCGGCCCTCGCGGCCGCCGCTTCCGCGCGCACCCCGGCGTCCGGCCCCAACGAAGCGGCCACCGCGCGCCACTATGCCTCCCTGATCGCGGGCGCCGAGCCGAAGACGGCGGAGCTGGTCCTGTTCTTCTCGCAGATGCCCAAGGGCGGCGACCTGCACCATCACTACTCCGGCGCGATCTATGCCGAGACCTATGTCGACTGGCTCGACAAGCAGGGCTATTGCGTCAACAAGCAGTCGTACCGCATCGAAACGGACAAGAGCGTGGTCGAGCACGAACGCGCGAAGCAGCCGAAGGAGCGCGCCTGCCTGGCGTCGTCCGACGTGTATGCGGACGACGCCACGTGGCGCGAGCTGCTGCAACGCTGGTCGAGCAAGGATTTCAATAACCACGGCGCCATCCAGCCGCCGCCGGACCGCCAGTTCTTCCAGACGTTCGGCTACTTCGGTCCCATCTCCGACCGCAACTTCCACGAAGGCCTCGTCGAGCTGAAGAACCGCGCGCTCGCCGAGAACGTGGCGTACATCGAGACGATGTTCAAGAGCCCGGACACGGTGTCCGATCCCGAATTCGACAAGCGCGCGTGGGACAGCGCACGCGACGAGGCGAAGTTCGTCCAGCTGCTGGAGTCCGCGCGCCAGAAGCTCTCCACCACGCCGGCGTTCCGGACCTCGGTCGACAACTTCGTCCGCACCGTCAACGAGGCGGCCCTGGGCATCGACGACGACAACTTCACGATGCGCTACCAGACCTATGTCGTGCGCCTGTTCTCGCCGTCGCGCGTGTTTTCCTCGATGCTGGCGGCGTTCGAATCGGCGGCGCGGGGCGGCAAGATCGTCGGCGTGAACATCGTGGGCCAGGAAAGCCAGATGGTCTCCATGCGCGACTACACGCTGCACATGCAGATGTTCCGCTACCTGAAGAAGGTGTACCCGAAGGTCAACGTCGCGATGCACGCGGGCGAGCTGGCGCTGGGCGACGTGCCGCCGGAAGACCTGAAGTACCACATCGACCAGGCCCTGAACGTGGCGGGCGCGCAGCGCATCGGCCACGGCATCGACCTCGCGCACGAGACGAACGCCGTCGGCATCATGAAGACCATGCGCGCGAAGGACATCCCGGTCGAGATCAACCTGACGTCGAACGCGTTCATCGAGGGCGTGAAGGGCGAGAACCACCCGATCACGCTGTACCGCAAGTATGGCGTGCCGTACGTGATCTCGACGGACGACGCCGGCGTCACGCGCCACAACCTGGCGAATGAATACGTGCTGTTCGCCAGCCGCTACAAGCCGAGCTACGCGGAAGTCAAAAAAGCGTCGTACAACAGTATCCGCTACAGCTTCCTGCCGGAACCCGACAAGCAGCGCCTGACGCGCCTGCTCGACGCACGCTTCGCGCGCTTCGAGTCGGACGTCGCCGCGCTCGAACGCACCGCCGTGAAGCACTGA
- the guaD gene encoding guanine deaminase, translating to MSNDTRTVQAYRASLLHFHADPAFAENAHAWHQDGLLVVENGRVLAAGDYDKLISTLPAGTDVVDYRGQIITPGFIDTHLHFPQTDMIGSPAPDLLPWLENYTFPTERQFSDPVHARTVAEFFLDELLRNGTTTALVYCTVHKESVDAFFEASAARNLRMAGGKVLMDRNCPDFLQDTADLRESEALIRRWHNHGRAMYAITPRFAPTSTPAQLGAAGELARAFPTTYIQTHVSESRDECAWVKSLYPDNRSYLQVYEHYGLMRPRAMFGHCIWLDDVDFALMADTGAAISHCPTSNLFLGSGLFDVAKADSVHAHVSLGTDVGAGTSFSMLQTMNEAYKVARLKGSYLPALRMFYLATLGAARSMQLEGTIGNFAAGTEADFIVLDPKATPLLARRTANGDSLEETLFALALLGDDRAIRATYAAGKRVHERMQS from the coding sequence ATGTCCAACGATACCCGTACCGTGCAGGCCTACCGAGCGAGCCTGCTGCACTTCCACGCCGATCCGGCCTTCGCCGAGAACGCCCACGCCTGGCACCAGGACGGCCTGCTCGTCGTCGAGAACGGCCGCGTGCTCGCCGCCGGTGACTACGACAAGTTGATTTCAACGCTGCCTGCCGGCACCGACGTCGTCGACTACCGCGGCCAGATCATCACGCCCGGCTTCATCGACACGCACCTGCACTTCCCGCAGACCGACATGATCGGCTCGCCCGCGCCGGACCTGCTGCCCTGGCTGGAGAACTACACGTTCCCGACCGAGCGCCAGTTCTCCGATCCGGTACATGCCCGCACCGTCGCCGAATTCTTCCTCGACGAGTTGCTGCGCAACGGCACGACGACGGCGCTCGTCTACTGCACGGTGCACAAGGAATCCGTCGACGCGTTCTTCGAGGCGAGCGCCGCGCGCAACCTGCGCATGGCCGGCGGCAAGGTGCTGATGGACCGGAACTGCCCGGACTTCCTGCAAGACACGGCCGACCTGCGCGAGAGCGAGGCGCTGATCCGCCGCTGGCACAACCACGGCCGCGCCATGTACGCGATCACGCCGCGCTTCGCGCCCACGTCGACCCCGGCCCAGCTGGGCGCGGCGGGCGAACTGGCGCGCGCGTTCCCGACCACGTACATCCAGACGCACGTGTCGGAAAGCCGCGACGAATGCGCGTGGGTGAAAAGCCTGTACCCGGACAACCGCAGCTACCTGCAGGTGTACGAGCACTATGGCCTGATGCGCCCGCGCGCCATGTTCGGCCACTGCATCTGGCTGGACGACGTCGACTTCGCGCTGATGGCCGATACGGGCGCCGCGATCTCGCACTGCCCGACGTCGAACCTGTTCCTCGGCAGCGGCCTGTTCGACGTGGCCAAGGCGGACAGCGTGCATGCCCATGTGTCGCTGGGGACGGACGTCGGCGCGGGCACGTCGTTCTCGATGTTGCAAACAATGAATGAAGCGTATAAAGTTGCGCGGTTAAAAGGCAGCTATCTCCCAGCCCTGCGCATGTTCTATCTCGCCACGCTGGGCGCCGCGCGCAGCATGCAGCTCGAAGGGACGATCGGCAATTTTGCCGCCGGCACCGAGGCGGACTTCATCGTCCTCGACCCGAAGGCGACGCCGCTGCTGGCGCGCCGCACGGCGAACGGCGACTCGCTCGAGGAAACCCTGTTCGCGCTGGCGCTGCTGGGCGACGACCGCGCGATCCGTGCCACGTATGCGGCGGGCAAGCGGGTGCATGAGCGGATGCAGTCGTAA
- the xdhC gene encoding xanthine dehydrogenase accessory protein XdhC, translating into MDDWLIPTAQPAVLITVAKVDGSVPREPGARMLVDATSQWGTVGGGHLELRGIETARAMLQSGDVRRIERFPLGPSLGQCCGGVVHLAFELVDRNQCAELATRRHEDCWRVVALDGEPDLALVDALGHNIQRKGGRYPAFERSGGTRVLLDDAGRRWLVDHVPAPRAHVMLFGAGHVGAAIVRLLADLPCKVTWVDEREDMFPAAVAPNVVVEATDLPEALVRTAPAGTSFLVMTHNHALDQRLTEAILRRPANQDWFGLIGSDTKRKQFEHRLRDRGISRARLDDMVCPIGVPGIKGKEPAVIAVAVVAQLLMVWEAAAIAATSPTATEVPLEQD; encoded by the coding sequence ATGGACGACTGGCTCATCCCCACCGCGCAACCGGCCGTCTTGATCACGGTCGCGAAGGTCGATGGTTCCGTACCCCGCGAACCGGGCGCGCGCATGCTGGTCGATGCGACCTCGCAGTGGGGCACCGTCGGCGGCGGCCACCTCGAGCTGCGCGGCATCGAGACGGCGCGCGCCATGCTGCAAAGCGGAGACGTGCGCCGCATCGAACGCTTCCCGCTCGGCCCGAGCCTGGGCCAGTGCTGCGGCGGCGTCGTGCACCTCGCGTTCGAACTGGTCGACCGCAACCAGTGCGCCGAGCTGGCCACGCGCCGCCACGAAGACTGCTGGCGCGTCGTCGCGCTGGACGGCGAGCCTGACCTCGCGCTCGTCGACGCGCTGGGCCACAACATCCAGCGCAAGGGCGGCCGCTATCCGGCGTTCGAGCGCAGCGGCGGCACCCGCGTGCTGCTCGACGACGCGGGACGGCGCTGGCTCGTCGACCACGTCCCGGCCCCGCGCGCGCACGTGATGCTGTTCGGCGCAGGCCACGTGGGCGCCGCCATCGTGCGCCTGCTGGCCGACCTGCCGTGCAAGGTGACTTGGGTCGACGAACGGGAAGACATGTTCCCGGCCGCCGTCGCCCCCAACGTGGTCGTGGAAGCGACCGACCTGCCGGAAGCGCTCGTGCGCACGGCGCCCGCCGGCACGAGCTTCCTCGTCATGACGCACAATCATGCGCTGGACCAGCGCCTGACCGAAGCGATCCTTCGACGGCCCGCGAACCAGGACTGGTTCGGCCTGATCGGATCGGATACCAAACGCAAGCAGTTTGAACACCGCCTGCGCGACCGCGGGATTTCCCGCGCCCGCCTGGACGACATGGTGTGCCCGATCGGCGTCCCCGGCATCAAGGGCAAGGAACCCGCCGTGATCGCCGTCGCCGTCGTCGCGCAACTGCTGATGGTCTGGGAAGCGGCGGCCATCGCCGCAACTTCCCCGACCGCAACCGAAGTCCCACTGGAACAAGACTGA